One part of the Arabidopsis thaliana chromosome 4, partial sequence genome encodes these proteins:
- a CDS encoding uncharacterized protein (unknown protein; FUNCTIONS IN: molecular_function unknown; INVOLVED IN: biological_process unknown; LOCATED IN: endomembrane system; BEST Arabidopsis thaliana protein match is: unknown protein (TAIR:AT4G09260.1); Has 9 Blast hits to 9 proteins in 1 species: Archae - 0; Bacteria - 0; Metazoa - 0; Fungi - 0; Plants - 9; Viruses - 0; Other Eukaryotes - 0 (source: NCBI BLink).) has translation MYICIYLPLHAASSHIVFITITSLSLISISAIIIIVVTPELTSRWGHDCLTWLVSSPFITGLLEQFLDPKSEFLVEVLRIYFPSDLKESNCEFGVVGKISRRARISKFRSHDPRVLRGVSGHSGALIDPTTVVSDRGSVREATGTFRSIGKGNP, from the exons atgtacatatgtatatatctcCCTCTTCACGCAGCTTCTTCTCACATCGtcttcatcaccatcacttCTTTATCTCTCATCTCAATCTCAGCCATTATCATCATCGTTGTGACACCGGAGTTGACGTCACGTTGGGGTCATGATTGTTTAACGTGGTTGGTTTCGTCGCCGTTCATCACCGGATTGTTAG AACAATTTTTGGATCCAAAATCGGAG TTTCTGGTAGAGGTTTTAAGGATCTATTTCCCGTCGGATCTGAAGGAATCAAATTGTGAATTTGGTGTCGTTGGAAAGATCTCGAGGAGAGCAAGAATTAGCAAGTTTCGTTCTCACGATCCAAG GGTTTTACGAGGCGTTTCTGGTCACTCAGGAGCATTGATAGACCCAACGACGGTGGTTTCTGACAGAGGAAGTGTCAGGGAAGCCACTGGAACCTTCAGATCAATTGGAAAAGGTAATCCATAG